One window from the genome of Variovorax sp. PAMC26660 encodes:
- a CDS encoding NCS2 family permease, whose product MNRFEEVPKVTESGTPGHTETRSRTTAAAGSGPGAAGWLERMFKLSEHNTTVRIELVAGLTTFLTMAYIIFVNPSILGDAGMPKGAVFVATCVIAALGTLIMGLYANYPIAMAPGMGLNAYFSYVVVLGMGYTWQVALGAVFISGCLFLVVTVTGLRKLIIDGIPHSLRTAITVGIGMFLALVALKSAGVVAASPATFVTLGDLHSAPVVLATLGFFVIVILDRLKVRGAILIGILAVTVLSFFFGGNKFGGVFSAPPSVAPTFLQLDIMGALKGGILNVVLVFFLVEMFDATGTLMGVAKRAGLLVPGKMERMNKALLADSGAIFAGSLLGTSSTTAYVESAAGVQAGGRTGLTAVVVAVLFLACLMISPLAGSVPAYATAPALFFVGCLMLRDLVELDWEDTTEVIPAALTALAMPFTYSIATGLAFGFISYAVLKLFTGRAREVHVSVWIIAAVFLFKFAYVGAH is encoded by the coding sequence ATGAACAGGTTTGAAGAGGTGCCCAAGGTCACCGAGTCCGGCACGCCCGGACATACCGAAACGCGATCCCGTACCACCGCAGCAGCAGGCAGCGGGCCGGGTGCCGCGGGCTGGCTCGAACGCATGTTCAAGCTCAGCGAGCACAACACGACGGTGCGCATCGAACTGGTGGCGGGCCTGACCACCTTCCTCACGATGGCCTACATCATCTTCGTGAACCCCTCGATCCTGGGCGATGCGGGCATGCCGAAGGGGGCCGTGTTCGTGGCCACCTGCGTCATCGCGGCGCTGGGCACGCTGATCATGGGCCTGTACGCCAACTACCCGATCGCGATGGCGCCGGGCATGGGGCTCAACGCCTACTTCTCCTATGTGGTGGTGCTGGGCATGGGCTACACATGGCAGGTCGCGCTGGGGGCGGTGTTCATCTCGGGCTGCTTGTTCCTGGTGGTGACCGTGACGGGGCTGCGCAAGCTGATCATCGACGGCATACCGCATTCGCTGCGAACAGCGATCACGGTGGGCATTGGCATGTTCCTGGCGCTGGTCGCGCTCAAGAGCGCGGGCGTGGTGGCGGCATCGCCAGCCACCTTCGTCACGTTGGGCGACCTGCACTCGGCGCCCGTGGTGCTGGCCACGCTGGGCTTCTTCGTCATCGTGATCCTGGACCGGCTCAAGGTGCGCGGCGCCATCCTCATCGGCATCTTGGCCGTGACGGTGCTGTCCTTTTTCTTCGGCGGCAACAAGTTCGGCGGCGTGTTCTCGGCACCGCCGTCGGTTGCGCCCACCTTCCTGCAGCTGGACATCATGGGCGCGCTCAAGGGCGGCATCCTGAACGTGGTGCTGGTGTTCTTCCTGGTCGAGATGTTCGACGCCACCGGCACGCTGATGGGCGTGGCCAAGCGCGCCGGCCTGCTGGTGCCCGGCAAGATGGAGCGCATGAACAAGGCGCTGCTGGCCGACAGCGGCGCGATCTTCGCGGGCTCGCTGCTCGGCACGTCGAGCACGACCGCCTATGTGGAAAGCGCGGCCGGCGTGCAGGCGGGCGGCCGCACCGGCCTCACGGCCGTGGTGGTGGCGGTGCTGTTCCTGGCCTGCCTGATGATCTCGCCGCTGGCCGGCTCGGTGCCAGCCTATGCGACAGCACCGGCGCTGTTCTTCGTGGGCTGCCTGATGCTGCGCGACCTGGTCGAGCTGGACTGGGAAGACACGACCGAGGTGATCCCGGCCGCGCTGACCGCGCTGGCCATGCCCTTTACCTATTCGATTGCCACGGGCCTGGCTTTCGGCTTCATCTCGTACGCGGTGCTGAAGCTCTTCACCGGACGGGCACGGGAAGTGCATGTGTCGGTGTGGATCATCGCGGCGGTGTTCCTCTTCAAGTTCGCCTACGTCGGGGCGCACTGA
- a CDS encoding LysR family transcriptional regulator, with amino-acid sequence MRDQALFDKIDLHLIRVLHTVLTDRSVSRAAIRLGMYQPAVSAALKRLRELSGDPLLVRSGSGMVPTDAGLRMIEPAASILRAAEMLFSDARGFEPQSAATTFRIAASDYMDPLFLPMLVAQVKRDAPLCQIEIHALTHDSDYHGHLALGQVDLVIGNWLKPPEDLHMARLFGDEVVSLVNQDHPAVRRGWDLETWLAAEHIAPTPMHPGGRGIIDQMLDELGRQRNITARCAHFSLIPDMVASSLLVLTTGRQYCERFAARLPVKILDCPVALPRLMYYQLWHERTHSSSSARWLRECIKDVAASLRPALATPTARTRPADAPGLPEPP; translated from the coding sequence ATGAGAGACCAGGCGCTTTTCGACAAGATCGATCTTCATTTGATCCGGGTGCTTCACACCGTGCTGACCGACCGCAGCGTCTCGCGCGCCGCCATTCGCCTGGGGATGTACCAGCCGGCCGTCTCGGCCGCGCTGAAACGCCTGCGCGAGCTGTCGGGCGATCCGCTGCTGGTGCGCTCGGGTTCCGGCATGGTGCCGACCGACGCGGGTCTGCGCATGATCGAGCCGGCAGCGAGCATCCTGCGCGCGGCCGAGATGCTGTTCTCGGATGCGCGCGGCTTCGAGCCGCAGTCGGCGGCCACCACCTTCCGCATTGCCGCCAGCGACTACATGGACCCGCTGTTCCTGCCGATGCTGGTGGCGCAGGTCAAGCGCGATGCGCCGCTGTGCCAGATCGAGATCCATGCGCTCACGCACGACTCCGACTACCACGGCCACCTTGCGCTCGGGCAGGTCGACCTGGTGATCGGCAACTGGCTCAAGCCGCCGGAAGACCTGCACATGGCGCGCCTGTTCGGCGACGAGGTGGTGTCGCTGGTCAACCAGGACCATCCGGCGGTGCGCCGCGGCTGGGACCTCGAAACCTGGCTGGCGGCCGAGCACATCGCGCCCACGCCCATGCACCCGGGCGGGCGCGGCATCATCGACCAGATGCTCGACGAGCTGGGCCGGCAGCGCAACATCACCGCGCGCTGCGCGCACTTCAGCCTCATCCCCGACATGGTGGCGTCGAGCCTGCTGGTGCTGACCACCGGCCGCCAGTACTGCGAGCGCTTCGCGGCGCGGCTGCCGGTGAAGATCCTCGATTGCCCGGTGGCGCTGCCGCGCCTCATGTACTACCAGCTCTGGCACGAGCGCACCCACTCGTCGAGTTCCGCGCGCTGGCTGCGCGAATGCATCAAGGACGTGGCGGCGTCGCTGCGGCCGGCCCTCGCGACACCCACCGCACGCACCCGCCCGGCTGACGCGCCCGGCCTGCCAGAGCCTCCCTGA
- a CDS encoding sulfite exporter TauE/SafE family protein: MQAILSQAGPVLVFMACVALATYAQNLTGFAFSLILLGLVSVFHIASVSDTANAATVLSLVNAWTYFRARPGVVPWQLMKPALNGSTVGVIVGLMLLTWLSGSAVEWLRGLLGVSILACALLLVLQGRPLPVVSGQKSFAIIGGLSGVLGGLFSSSGPPIVFHMYRQPLDRELVRRALLLMFAFNSLVRLVIVVPTGHFSWYSALLAGCAMPVVYGATRLHHRLPNKLQPRTLKWLVGGLLAGAGSTLIATAWVVIAQA, from the coding sequence GTGCAGGCGATTCTTTCCCAGGCCGGCCCCGTGCTGGTCTTCATGGCGTGCGTGGCGCTCGCCACCTATGCGCAGAACCTGACGGGTTTTGCATTCAGCCTCATCCTGCTCGGCCTGGTGTCGGTGTTCCATATCGCGAGCGTGAGCGACACCGCGAACGCCGCGACGGTGCTGAGTCTGGTCAATGCATGGACGTACTTTCGCGCCCGGCCCGGCGTGGTGCCCTGGCAACTGATGAAGCCCGCGCTCAATGGCAGCACCGTCGGCGTGATCGTCGGACTCATGCTGCTCACGTGGCTCAGCGGCAGCGCTGTGGAGTGGTTGCGGGGCTTGCTGGGCGTGTCGATCCTGGCCTGCGCGCTGCTGCTGGTGCTGCAGGGGAGGCCGCTGCCCGTGGTGTCGGGCCAGAAGAGCTTTGCCATCATCGGTGGCTTGTCGGGCGTGCTGGGCGGGCTGTTTTCCAGTTCGGGGCCGCCCATCGTCTTCCACATGTACCGCCAGCCGCTGGACCGCGAACTCGTGCGCCGGGCGCTGCTGCTGATGTTTGCATTCAACTCGCTCGTGCGGCTGGTGATCGTGGTGCCGACGGGGCATTTCTCCTGGTATTCGGCGCTGCTTGCCGGCTGCGCGATGCCGGTCGTCTACGGCGCGACGCGGTTGCATCACCGCCTGCCGAACAAGCTGCAGCCACGCACGCTGAAATGGCTGGTCGGCGGCCTGCTCGCGGGCGCGGGCTCGACGCTGATCGCCACGGCCTGGGTGGTGATCGCGCAGGCCTGA
- a CDS encoding Nramp family divalent metal transporter produces the protein MKKRIPSFLRHVGPGVVTGAADDDPSGIATYTQAGAQFGTGLLWTVFLSLPFMVAIQLVSARIGRVTGKGVAANLREHMPRSFLIVLVALLVVANTINIAADIAAMGEALQLVVGGGAHFHSLIFGVVTVLLQVFVPYRKLAHILKWLTLTLFAYVAAVFVVQVEWGRVLHDLVVPKLQWSSDYWMMLVALLGTTISPYLFFWQASQEVEELRLKGGQRGTDKEVRRDLRRVRLDTWVGMTFSNLIAFFVMVVGASVLFSAGVHDVTSAAQAAEALRPLAGDFAFWLFAGGIIATGLLAVPVLASSAAYAVAEAFGWEEGLERHWREAKEFYGIIAVATLVGTALDFTPIDPMKALYWSAVINGVVAVPIMAAMMILVTREKVMGVFTSGRRTRWLGWGGTALMGFAALMMGWDLVR, from the coding sequence ATGAAGAAACGCATTCCCTCCTTTTTGCGCCACGTCGGCCCCGGCGTGGTGACTGGCGCGGCCGACGACGACCCGTCGGGCATTGCCACCTACACCCAGGCCGGCGCCCAGTTCGGCACTGGCCTGCTCTGGACCGTGTTCCTGTCGCTGCCTTTCATGGTGGCGATCCAGCTCGTGTCGGCACGCATCGGCCGCGTCACCGGCAAGGGCGTGGCGGCCAACCTGCGCGAGCACATGCCGCGCAGCTTTCTCATCGTGCTGGTGGCGCTGCTGGTGGTGGCCAACACCATCAACATCGCGGCCGACATCGCCGCCATGGGGGAGGCGCTGCAACTGGTGGTGGGCGGCGGCGCGCACTTTCATTCGCTGATCTTCGGCGTGGTCACGGTGCTGCTGCAGGTGTTCGTGCCGTACCGCAAGCTGGCCCACATCCTCAAATGGCTGACGCTCACGCTGTTCGCCTATGTGGCGGCGGTGTTCGTGGTGCAGGTCGAATGGGGCCGGGTGCTGCACGACCTGGTCGTGCCGAAGCTGCAGTGGAGCAGCGACTACTGGATGATGCTCGTGGCGCTGCTGGGCACCACGATCTCGCCCTACCTGTTCTTCTGGCAGGCCTCGCAGGAGGTTGAGGAATTGCGGCTCAAGGGCGGGCAGCGAGGCACCGACAAAGAGGTGCGACGCGACCTGCGGCGCGTGCGGCTGGACACCTGGGTGGGAATGACTTTTTCCAACCTGATCGCGTTCTTCGTGATGGTGGTGGGGGCGTCGGTGCTGTTTTCAGCGGGGGTGCATGACGTGACCTCGGCGGCGCAGGCTGCCGAGGCTTTGCGTCCGCTGGCGGGCGATTTCGCTTTCTGGCTGTTCGCCGGCGGGATCATTGCGACGGGGCTGCTGGCCGTCCCCGTGCTGGCTTCTTCGGCGGCCTACGCCGTGGCCGAAGCCTTCGGGTGGGAAGAAGGGCTCGAGCGGCACTGGCGGGAGGCCAAGGAGTTCTACGGAATCATCGCCGTGGCCACGCTGGTGGGAACGGCGCTGGACTTCACGCCGATCGATCCGATGAAGGCGCTGTACTGGAGCGCCGTGATCAACGGGGTCGTCGCGGTGCCGATCATGGCGGCGATGATGATCCTGGTGACGCGGGAGAAGGTGATGGGGGTCTTCACCTCCGGGCGCCGCACCCGCTGGCTGGGTTGGGGCGGCACCGCCCTGATGGGGTTCGCGGCCCTGATGATGGGTTGGGACCTCGTGCGCTGA
- the xdhA gene encoding xanthine dehydrogenase small subunit, which produces MSTESSSSNSKIQPVRFFHRGKIVDVSGVHPTRSVLDWLREDAHCTGTKEGCNEGDCGACTVVIGELATDAHAPGAIGGLQLQTVNACIQFLPTLHGKALFTVEDLKAQCTTQDARKHPVHHLHPVQQAMVDCHGSQCGFCTPGFVMSLWSTYEHHQAEGTQPTRQQLADDLSGNLCRCTGYRPILDAGQRMFDLPSVRLDTQPVVAALTALQNDGLDYAAPLGARMDHFHAPKTLAQLAALREQKPRAQLLAGSTDVGLWVNKQFRDLGDIIYVGDVAEMKTIETRPDAEGGELYIGAGASLESAFAALVARVPSLSDVWLRFASPPIRHAGTMGGNVANGSPIGDSPPVLMSLDAQIELRRGDAVRRMPLPDFYIDYMKNHLQPGEFVQGLAIPLAAMRRQVRAYKISKRFDCDISALCAGFAIELEDGSDTVKAVRLAFGGMAATVRRAANAEAALVGKPWNQASVSTAKLALAQDFKPLSDMRASADYRLQVAQNLIQRLWLETRTEDALSLEETSVWSVMPHAPKTAAEGV; this is translated from the coding sequence ATGAGCACCGAGAGCAGCAGTAGCAATAGCAAGATCCAACCCGTCCGCTTTTTCCATCGCGGAAAGATCGTCGACGTCAGCGGTGTCCATCCGACGCGCTCGGTCCTCGACTGGCTGCGCGAAGACGCGCACTGCACCGGCACCAAGGAAGGCTGCAACGAAGGCGATTGCGGCGCCTGCACGGTCGTCATCGGCGAGCTGGCCACCGATGCCCACGCGCCGGGCGCCATCGGCGGCCTGCAACTGCAGACCGTCAACGCCTGCATCCAGTTCTTGCCCACCCTGCACGGCAAGGCGCTGTTCACGGTCGAAGACCTCAAGGCCCAATGCACGACGCAAGACGCCAGGAAGCACCCCGTGCACCACCTGCACCCGGTCCAGCAGGCCATGGTCGATTGCCACGGCTCCCAGTGCGGCTTCTGCACGCCGGGCTTCGTGATGTCGCTGTGGTCCACCTACGAACACCACCAGGCCGAGGGCACGCAGCCCACGCGCCAGCAACTGGCCGATGACCTGTCGGGCAACCTGTGCCGCTGCACGGGCTACCGGCCGATCCTCGATGCCGGCCAGCGCATGTTCGACCTGCCTTCGGTGCGCCTCGATACGCAGCCCGTGGTGGCGGCGCTCACCGCGCTGCAGAACGACGGTCTGGACTACGCCGCCCCACTGGGCGCCCGCATGGACCACTTCCACGCCCCCAAGACCCTGGCCCAACTCGCTGCGCTGCGCGAACAGAAGCCGCGCGCCCAGTTGCTGGCGGGCTCGACCGACGTGGGCCTCTGGGTCAACAAGCAGTTTCGCGACCTGGGCGACATCATCTACGTGGGCGATGTGGCCGAAATGAAGACCATCGAAACCCGCCCCGACGCCGAAGGCGGCGAGCTGTACATCGGCGCCGGTGCCTCGCTCGAATCCGCCTTCGCCGCGCTCGTGGCGCGCGTGCCCAGCCTGTCGGACGTGTGGCTGCGCTTCGCCTCGCCGCCGATCCGCCATGCCGGCACCATGGGCGGCAACGTGGCCAACGGCTCGCCCATCGGCGATTCGCCGCCGGTGCTGATGTCGCTCGACGCCCAGATCGAACTGCGCCGCGGCGACGCCGTGCGCCGCATGCCGCTGCCCGACTTCTACATCGACTACATGAAGAACCACCTGCAGCCGGGCGAGTTCGTGCAGGGGCTGGCGATTCCGCTGGCCGCCATGCGCCGCCAGGTTCGGGCCTACAAGATCAGCAAGCGCTTCGACTGCGACATCTCGGCGCTGTGCGCGGGCTTTGCCATCGAGCTGGAAGACGGCAGCGACACCGTGAAGGCCGTGCGCCTGGCCTTCGGCGGCATGGCCGCGACCGTGCGGCGCGCCGCGAATGCCGAAGCGGCCTTGGTCGGCAAGCCGTGGAACCAGGCCAGCGTGAGCACCGCCAAGCTCGCGCTCGCACAAGATTTCAAGCCGCTGTCGGACATGCGTGCCTCGGCCGACTACCGGCTGCAGGTGGCGCAGAACCTGATCCAGCGCCTCTGGCTCGAAACCCGCACCGAAGATGCGTTGTCCCTCGAGGAAACCAGCGTCTGGAGCGTGATGCCCCACGCGCCCAAGACAGCGGCCGAAGGAGTCTGA
- a CDS encoding ABC transporter ATP-binding protein encodes MTTPRLQLAHITKRYPAVVANSDISLAVAPGEIHAVLGENGAGKSTLMKIIYGSVKPDEGTVTFDGQAVNLRNPQQARALGISMVFQHFSLFDTLTVAENVWLGLDKSLQLAEVARSITAKASEYGLDIDPSRPVHTLSVGEMQRVEIIRALLTNPKLLILDEPTSVLTPQAVIKLFTVLNKLASEGCSILYISHKLHEIRELCTACTVLRGGKVTGVCNPQNESNESLSRLMIGSEPPPLQHRPVHAGAVALRVKGLSLAREDQFGVDLDGISLEVRAGEVVGIAGVSGNGQKELLYTLSGEDVRAEPAMVQVFDKPAGRLRPRARRALGLHFVPEERLGRGAVPTLGLAHNLLLTRSNAVGKGGWINTAALDRHARSIIERFNVKAGGPHAAARSLSGGNLQKFIVGREIDANPKLFIVSQPTWGVDVGAAALIRGEILALRDAGCAVLVVSEELDELFDISDRLHVIAKGRLSPSIDRAAATLPQIGEWMSGLWQGQKNTEAAHA; translated from the coding sequence ATGACAACCCCCAGACTCCAGCTCGCGCACATCACCAAGCGTTATCCCGCGGTGGTGGCGAACAGCGACATCTCGCTCGCCGTGGCCCCCGGCGAAATCCATGCCGTGCTCGGCGAGAACGGCGCCGGCAAGTCGACCCTGATGAAGATCATCTACGGGTCGGTCAAGCCGGACGAAGGCACCGTCACCTTCGACGGCCAGGCCGTCAACCTGCGCAACCCGCAGCAGGCGAGGGCGCTGGGCATCAGCATGGTGTTCCAGCACTTCAGCCTGTTCGACACGCTCACGGTGGCCGAGAACGTGTGGCTGGGGCTCGATAAGTCGCTGCAATTGGCCGAGGTGGCGCGCAGCATCACCGCCAAGGCGAGCGAATACGGCCTGGACATCGACCCGTCGCGGCCGGTGCACACGTTGTCGGTGGGCGAGATGCAGCGCGTGGAAATCATCCGCGCGCTGCTGACCAACCCCAAGCTGCTGATCCTCGACGAGCCGACCTCGGTGCTCACGCCGCAGGCCGTCATCAAGCTCTTCACGGTGCTGAACAAGCTGGCCTCCGAAGGCTGCAGCATCCTGTACATCAGCCACAAGCTGCACGAGATCCGCGAGCTGTGCACCGCCTGCACCGTGCTGCGCGGCGGCAAGGTGACGGGGGTGTGCAATCCGCAGAACGAGAGCAACGAATCGTTGTCGCGGCTGATGATCGGCAGCGAGCCGCCGCCATTGCAGCACCGGCCGGTGCATGCGGGCGCGGTGGCGCTGCGCGTCAAGGGCTTGTCGCTGGCACGGGAAGACCAGTTCGGTGTCGACCTCGACGGTATTTCGCTCGAAGTGCGCGCGGGCGAAGTGGTCGGCATCGCGGGTGTTTCGGGCAATGGCCAGAAGGAATTGCTCTACACGCTGTCGGGCGAAGACGTGCGTGCCGAGCCTGCGATGGTGCAGGTGTTCGACAAGCCGGCCGGGCGGCTGCGCCCACGCGCGCGCCGTGCGCTGGGCCTGCACTTCGTGCCCGAGGAACGGCTGGGCCGCGGCGCGGTGCCCACGCTGGGCCTCGCACACAACCTGCTGCTCACGCGCAGCAACGCAGTGGGCAAGGGCGGCTGGATCAACACCGCCGCGCTCGATCGCCATGCGCGTTCCATCATCGAGCGCTTCAACGTCAAGGCCGGTGGGCCCCATGCGGCGGCGCGCTCGCTGTCGGGCGGCAACCTGCAGAAATTCATCGTCGGCCGCGAGATCGATGCCAACCCCAAGCTCTTCATCGTCTCGCAGCCGACCTGGGGCGTGGACGTGGGTGCGGCCGCCCTGATCCGCGGCGAAATTCTTGCGCTGCGCGATGCCGGCTGTGCCGTGCTGGTGGTCAGCGAGGAACTGGACGAGCTGTTCGACATCAGCGACCGGCTGCACGTGATCGCCAAGGGCCGGCTCTCGCCCTCGATCGACCGCGCGGCGGCCACACTGCCGCAGATCGGCGAATGGATGAGCGGCCTGTGGCAAGGGCAGAAGAACACGGAGGCTGCCCATGCTTAA
- the xdhB gene encoding xanthine dehydrogenase molybdopterin binding subunit, whose protein sequence is MNKPIDARLLQPAEAFADYLTNTAARIDVGAEALAHDLGARVGISRPHESAHLHVAGEATYIDDIPELTGTLHCALGLSPIANGRVTALSLDVIRAMPGVVAVLTADDIPGVNDCGSIIHDDPILLPVKDGGEIRYLGQPVFAVIGETREAARRAAARAKDAMTIEAQPPVITPQDAHARGQYVVPPMHIVRSGGAANQGDEAAVRAVIAKAPHRHKATLDVGGQEQFYLEGQISYAIPKEGGALHIHCSTQHPSEMQHLVAHALHLQSNEVHVECRRMGGGFGGKESQSAIFACVAAIAARQLQRPVKLRLDRDDDFMITGRRHCFWYEYDVGYDDEGRILGAEITMVSRAGHSADLSGPVMTRALCHFDNAYWLPNVAMHGFSGKTNTQSNTAFRGFGGPQGAIAIENIMDSVARELRRDPLDVRRVNFYGKAENNVTPYRQTVTDNIVHELVAELETSSDYRTRREEITAFNKKSVVLKRGLALAPLKFGISFNVKHFNQAGALVHVYTDGSILVNHGGTEMGQGLNTKVAQVVAHELGVSFERVRVTATDTTKVANTSATAASTGADLNGKAAQDAARQIRERLAESAAERHGGQAGAVRFANDKVEVNGKTLAFSTVVGEAYLDRKQLWSDGFYATPGLSWDKDKMQGRPFYYFAYGAAVSEVIVDTLTGEWKLLRADILHDAGKSLNPAVDIGQVEGAFIQGMGWLTTEELVWHPQSGKLTTHAPSTYKIPTANDCPPVFNVRLFEGQNFEDSIHRSKAVGEPPLLLPFSVFFAIRDAVSAAGDHKVDPPLKAPATSESILRAVTAVQAAPSASVE, encoded by the coding sequence ATGAACAAACCCATCGACGCCCGCCTGCTGCAGCCCGCCGAGGCTTTTGCCGACTACCTGACCAACACAGCCGCCCGCATCGACGTCGGTGCCGAAGCGCTCGCGCATGACCTTGGCGCGCGCGTCGGCATCAGCCGGCCGCACGAGTCGGCACACCTGCACGTGGCCGGCGAGGCCACCTACATCGACGACATTCCCGAACTCACCGGCACGCTGCACTGCGCGCTGGGGCTGTCGCCCATCGCCAACGGCCGCGTCACGGCGCTGTCGCTCGACGTCATCCGCGCGATGCCCGGCGTGGTCGCCGTGCTGACGGCCGACGACATTCCCGGCGTCAACGACTGCGGCTCGATCATTCACGACGACCCGATCCTGCTGCCCGTGAAAGACGGCGGCGAGATCCGCTACCTCGGCCAGCCGGTGTTCGCGGTGATCGGCGAAACGCGCGAAGCCGCGCGCCGTGCGGCCGCCAGGGCCAAGGACGCGATGACCATCGAGGCGCAGCCGCCCGTGATCACGCCGCAGGACGCCCATGCGCGCGGCCAGTACGTGGTGCCGCCGATGCACATCGTGCGCAGCGGTGGCGCTGCCAACCAGGGCGACGAGGCCGCCGTGCGCGCCGTCATCGCCAAGGCGCCGCACCGCCACAAGGCCACGCTGGACGTGGGCGGCCAGGAGCAGTTCTACCTCGAAGGCCAGATCAGCTACGCCATTCCGAAGGAGGGCGGCGCACTTCACATCCATTGCTCGACGCAGCACCCGAGCGAAATGCAGCACCTGGTGGCGCATGCGCTGCACCTGCAATCGAATGAAGTGCATGTGGAATGCCGGCGCATGGGCGGTGGCTTCGGCGGCAAGGAATCGCAATCGGCGATCTTTGCCTGCGTGGCGGCCATCGCGGCGCGGCAACTGCAACGCCCGGTCAAGCTGCGGCTGGACCGCGACGACGACTTCATGATCACCGGCCGCCGCCACTGCTTCTGGTACGAGTACGACGTTGGCTACGACGACGAAGGCCGCATCCTCGGCGCCGAAATCACGATGGTTTCGCGTGCCGGCCACTCGGCCGACCTGTCGGGCCCGGTGATGACGCGCGCGCTGTGCCACTTCGACAACGCCTACTGGCTGCCGAACGTGGCCATGCACGGTTTTTCCGGCAAGACCAACACGCAGAGCAACACCGCCTTCCGCGGCTTCGGCGGCCCGCAGGGCGCGATCGCCATCGAGAACATCATGGATTCGGTGGCGCGCGAGCTGCGCCGCGATCCGCTCGATGTGCGGCGCGTCAACTTCTACGGCAAGGCGGAGAACAACGTCACGCCCTACCGCCAGACCGTGACCGACAACATCGTCCACGAACTGGTGGCCGAGCTGGAAACCAGCAGCGACTACCGCACGCGGCGCGAAGAGATCACGGCCTTCAACAAGAAGAGCGTCGTGCTCAAGCGCGGCCTGGCGCTGGCGCCGCTGAAGTTCGGCATCTCGTTCAACGTGAAGCATTTCAACCAGGCCGGCGCGCTGGTGCATGTGTACACCGACGGCTCGATCCTCGTGAACCACGGCGGAACCGAGATGGGGCAGGGCCTGAACACCAAGGTGGCGCAGGTGGTGGCGCACGAGCTGGGCGTGAGCTTCGAGCGCGTGCGCGTGACCGCGACCGACACGACCAAGGTGGCGAACACCTCGGCCACCGCCGCATCGACCGGCGCCGACCTGAACGGCAAGGCCGCGCAGGACGCGGCCCGCCAGATCCGCGAACGGCTGGCCGAGAGCGCGGCCGAGCGCCACGGCGGCCAGGCCGGCGCTGTGCGCTTTGCCAACGACAAGGTCGAGGTCAACGGCAAGACGCTGGCCTTCAGCACCGTGGTGGGCGAGGCGTATCTCGACCGCAAGCAGCTCTGGTCCGATGGCTTCTACGCCACGCCCGGCCTGAGCTGGGACAAGGACAAGATGCAGGGCCGCCCGTTCTACTACTTCGCCTATGGCGCGGCGGTGAGCGAGGTGATCGTCGACACGCTCACCGGCGAATGGAAGCTGCTGCGTGCCGACATCCTGCACGACGCGGGCAAGTCGCTGAACCCGGCCGTGGACATCGGCCAGGTCGAAGGCGCCTTCATCCAGGGCATGGGCTGGCTCACCACCGAAGAGCTGGTGTGGCACCCGCAAAGCGGCAAGCTCACCACGCATGCCCCCAGCACCTACAAGATTCCGACCGCCAACGACTGCCCGCCCGTCTTCAACGTGCGCCTGTTCGAGGGCCAGAACTTCGAGGACTCGATCCACCGCAGCAAGGCCGTCGGCGAGCCGCCGTTGCTGCTGCCGTTCTCGGTGTTCTTCGCGATCCGCGATGCGGTGTCGGCGGCCGGCGACCACAAGGTCGATCCGCCGCTGAAGGCGCCGGCCACGAGCGAGTCGATTCTTCGTGCCGTCACCGCTGTCCAGGCAGCGCCCTCTGCATCGGTCGAATGA